The following are encoded together in the Macadamia integrifolia cultivar HAES 741 chromosome 10, SCU_Mint_v3, whole genome shotgun sequence genome:
- the LOC122090928 gene encoding heparanase-like protein 1: MHLKMGYHFLLFLILSSVHGVLAQDLADAIIVVKGATRIAETRNNFICATVDWWPPEKCNYQQCPWGKSSVLNLDLTHPLLAKAIQAFNPLRIRIGGTLQDRIVYDVGNLNSSCLPIRKRAGELFGFSMGCLPMARWDELNLLFNKTGALVTFGLNALYGRHQTRTSAWVGAWDSSNARDFIKYTISKGYPIDSWEFGNELSGNGVGASVGAQQYGKDLINLEALINELYGKSHQKPLIIAPGGFYNQQWYTKFLQVSGSDVVNVVTHHIYNLGPGDDHNLVNKILDPHYLSQISQTFRNLEDTIRTHGPWASAWVGEAGGAYNSGGRLVSDTFINSFWYLDQLGMSSRHNTKAYCRQSLIGGNYGLLNTATFEPNPDYYSALLWHRLMGKGVLAVDGERSPFLRAYAHCLKGRGGIILLLINLSNQTEFRITVQNSMNINLNIGENTIHKNNSFMHGIKRTVSWVGRKASDEEELREEYHLTPKDGYLQSQTMVLNGTPLKLNEAGDIPSLDPVLVNVKSPISLAPLSIAFVAFPNFEAQACK; encoded by the exons ATGCATCTCAAAATGGGTTaccatttcctcctttttctcatACTGTCCTCTGTCCATGGGGTTTTAGCTCAAGATCTTGCAGATGCAATAATTGTAGTTAAGGGGGCCACAAGAATTGCTGAGACCCGCAACAATTTCATCTGTGCTACTGTGGATTGGTGGCCTCCAGAGAAGTGTAACTATCAACAATGCCCATGGGGCAAATCCTCTGTTCTGAATCTG GACTTGACTCACCCTTTGCTTGCTAAGGCTATCCAAG CTTTCAACCCACTCCGAATAAGAATTGGAGGAACTTTGCAAGACCGAATTGTGTATGATGTTGGAAATTTGAATTCTTCATGCCTTCCAATTAGGAAGAGGGCAGGTGAACTGTTTGGATTTTCCATGGGTTGTTTACCTATGGCTAGGTGGGATGAGCTCAACCTCTTATTTAATAAGACAGG AGCATTAGTAACATTTGGTCTCAATGCACTATATGGGAGACACCAAACCCGAACTAGTGCTTGGGTTGGTGCTTGGGACTCCAGCAATGCTCGTGATTTTATCAAGTACACCATTTCCAAGGGATACCCAATCGATTCATGGGAATTCg GAAATGAGTTGAGTGGAAATGGGGTTGGTGCAAGTGTTGGTGCTCAACAATATGGGAAAGACTTAATCAACCTTGAGGCTCTCATCAATGAGTTATATGGGAAGTCCCATCAAAAGCCATTGATTATAGCCCCAGGAGGGTTCTATAATCAACAGTGGTATACCAAGTTTCTTCAAGTTTCCGGGTCAGATGTGGTCAATGTTGTAACGCACCATATATACAATCTAGGTCCAG GTGATGATCACAATCTTGTTAATAAGATATTGGATCCCCATTATCTAAGTCAAATATCACAAACTTTTCGCAATCTTGAAGATACCATTCGAACGCATGGTCCATGGGCTTCTGCATGGGTTGGTGAAGCTGGTGGGGCCTACAACAGTGGTGGGCGTCTAGTGTCTGACACATTTATAAACAGCTTTTG GTACTTGGATCAGCTTGGAATGTCTTCAAGGCACAATACCAAGGCATACTGTAGACAGTCTTTGATTGGCGGGAACTATGGTCTCCTCAACACCGCCACTTTTGAGCCAAACCCTGATTACTATAG TGCACTTCTATGGCATCGGCTTATGGGAAAAGGTGTCCTTGCTGTTGATGGTGAGAGATCACCGTTTTTACGTGCTTATGCTCACTGTTTGAAAGGAAGA GGAGGCATAATTCTACTTCTGATCAATCTTAGCAACCAGACTGAGTTTAGAATCACTGTTCAAAATAGTATGAACATCAACCTGAACATAGGAGAGAACACTATTCACAAGAACAATTCTTTCATGCATGGTATTAAGAGAACGGTTTCGTGGGTTGGAAGGAAAGCATCAGATGAGGAAGAATTGAGAGAGGAGTACCATTTGACACCGAAGGATGGATATCTCCAGAGTCAGACTATGGTGTTAAATGGGACTCCATTAAAGCTTAACGAGGCTGGTGACATCCCATCTCTAGATCCTGTTCTTGTTAATGTGAAGTCTCCTATATCCTTGGCTCCTTTATCCATTGCCTTTGTAGCCTTCCCCAACTTTGAGGCTCAAGCTTGTAAATGA
- the LOC122090929 gene encoding membrane-anchored ubiquitin-fold protein 2-like isoform X2, with amino-acid sequence MSGAQDRLEIKFRLTDGSDIGPKSFPAATSIATLKETIIAQWPKEKENGPRTVKDVKIISAGRILENNKTLGECRSPLCDIPGGVTTMHVVVQPPSSEKEKKSDQLKQNKCVCAIL; translated from the exons ATGTCTGGGGCACAGGATCGATTAGAGATCAAGTTCCGGTTGACGGATGGGTCAGATATCGGTCCCAAGAGTTTCCCTGCTGCCACCAGTATCGCCACCCTCAAGGAAACCATCATTGCTCAATGGCCAAAAG AGAAAGAAAATGGTCCAAGGACAGTGAAAGATGTCAAGATAATTAGTGCTGGAAGGATTTTGGAGAACAACAAAACATTAGGAGAATGCAGGAGCCCCTTATGTGATATTCCTGGGGGAGTTACAACCATGCATGTTGTTGTTCAACCACCTTCCTCAGAAAAAG AAAAGAAATCAGACCAATTGAAGCAGAACAAGTGTGTCTGTGCTATTCTATAA
- the LOC122090927 gene encoding heparanase-like protein 2, producing the protein MGMSFRLFLFSLLLSQLSIICLAHQHGHGHHRHGHGHGHGQQVHVADGHGLEEQVTVTVGGVTSIAETEDNFVCATLDWWPSFKCNYGQCPWGMAGILNLDLNNKILKNAIKAFNPLRIRVGGSMQDQILYKVGNFSKCPHVKNDTNGLFGFSKGCLTMERWDQLNNLFTQTGSKITFGLNALFGRRKLTADGLYGGNWNPSNARDLIKHTISKGYNVDSWELGNELSAGGVAARVNADQYGRDMIILRNLVDELYKNATTKPRIMGPGGFYDGTWFKTLLQVSGPNVVDVVTHHIYNLGPGKDLNLIYKIQDPFFLNQVAQTYKDIKQTTQSFGPWASVWVGESGGAYNSGGKYVSHTFVNSFWYLDQLGMTSTFNHKAFCRQTLIGGNYGLLNTTTFIPNPDYYGALLWHRLMGPKVLSTNHIGSPYLRAYSHCSRTKGIAILLINMSNSTSFSVSVANDLNLHPESESKSVEKSYREEYHLTPKDGNIQSDVLLLNGSPLVLSKSLDIPPLNPIKVDASAPIKIVADSIVFATLPDFQAPACVKN; encoded by the exons ATGGGGATGAGTTTCAgactttttctcttctctcttcttctttctcagtTATCTATTATCTGTTTAGCTCATCAACATGGTCATGGCCACCATAGACATGGACATGGACATGGCCATGGTCAGCAAGTACATGTTGCAGATGGCCATGGCCTTGAAGAACAAGTTACAGTGACAGTGGGAGGTGTTACTTCAATTGCAGAAACTGAAGACAACTTCGTCTGTGCAACTTTGGATTGGTGGCCTTCCTTCAAGTGCAACTATGGCCAATGTCCATGGGGAATGGCTGGTATCCTTAATCTG GATTTAAATAACAAAATTCTCAAAAATGCTATCAAAG CTTTCAATCCTTTGAGGATCAGAGTTGGAGGGTCAATGCAAGATCAGATCTTGTACAAGGTAGGAAACTTTTCAAAGTGTCCCCATGTCAAGAATGACACCAATGGCTTGTTTGGATTCTCCAAAGGTTGCCTCACCATGGAGAGATGGGATCAGCTCAATAACCTTTTCACCCAGACAGG ATCCAAAATAACTTTTGGGTTGAATGCACTCTTTGGAAGAAGAAAGCTAACTGCTGATGGTCTCTATGGAGGCAACTGGAACCCTAGCAATGCTCGCGATTTGATCAAGCACACCATCTCCAAGGGATACAATGTTGATTCATGGGAGTTAG GAAACGAGCTTAGCGCAGGAGGAGTAGCTGCAAGAGTAAATGCTGATCAATATGGAAGAGACATGATCATCCTTAGAAATCTCGTCGACGAATTATACAAGAATGCAACTACAAAGCCAAGGATAATGGGACCAGGAGGATTCTATGATGGAACATGGTTCAAAACCTTACTTCAGGTTTCAGGTCCTAATGTGGTTGATGTAGTAACTCACCATATCTACAATCTTGGTCCAG GTAAAGATTTAAATCTGATCTACAAAATCCAAGACCCATTTTTTCTTAATCAAGTAGCTCAGACATACAAAGACATTAAGCAAACTACCCAGAGTTTTGGTCCCTGGGCATCTGTTTGGGTTGGGGAGTCAGGTGGAGCATACAACAGTGGGGGCAAATATGTGTCCCATACCTTTGTTAACAGCTTCTG GTACTTAGATCAGCTTGGTATGACATCGACCTTCAACCACAAGGCTTTCTGCAGACAAACCTTGATCGGTGGCAACTACGGTCTCCTTAATACCACAACTTTCATCCCCAACCCAGATTATTATGG TGCTCTTCTTTGGCACCGATTAATGGGACCAAAGGTTCTCTCAACAAACCACATTGGCTCTCCATACTTGCGTGCATACTCCCATTGTTCAAGGACAAAG GGAATTGCTATACTTCTAATCAATATGTCAAATTCTACCAGCTTCAGTGTCTCAGTGGCTAATGACCTAAACTTGCATCCTGAATCAGAAAGCAAGTCTGTTGAAAAGTCTTACAGAGAAGAGTACCATTTGACCCCTAAAGATGGTAATATCCAGAGTGATGTGTTACTACTGAATGGGTCTCCCTTGGTGCTCAGTAAATCCTTGGATATTCCACCACTAAATCCTATTAAGGTTGATGCTTCAGCTCCTATCAAGATTGTTGCTGATTCGATCGTCTTTGCAACTCTGCCAGACTTCCAGGCTCCTGCCTGTGTCAAGAATTGA
- the LOC122091792 gene encoding probable galacturonosyltransferase 14 isoform X1: MQLHFSPSMKSITISSSNGFLDLMKIKVAAPHVSYRTLFHTILILAFLLPFVFILTAVVTLEGVNKCSSLDCLGRRLGPRLLGRADDSTKLVKSLYKILNQVNTEQIPADMKLPESFSQLVSETKKNNYDAKTFAMKLKAMMEKFDREIRESKFAELMNKHFAATSIPKGLHCLSLRLTDEYSSNAHARKQLPSPELLPLLSDNSYYHFVLATDNILAASVVVTSTVKTSLKPEKIVFHVITDKKTYAGMHSWFALNPLPPAIVEVRGVHQFDWLTRENVPVLEAIENQHGIRNYYHGNHVAGANLSETTPRSFASKLQARSPKYILLLNHIRIYLPELFPNLRKVVFLDDDVVIQRDLSALWESDLNGKVNGAVETCKGEDEWVMSKHFKNYFNFSHPLIAESLDPDECAWAYGMNIFDLRAWRMTNIRDKYHSWLKENLNSNLTLWKLGTLPPALIAFKGHVHPIDPSWHMLGLGYQNKTNIESVKMAAVIHYNGQSKPWLEIGFEHLRPFWSKYVNYSNDFVRNCHILEP, translated from the exons ATGCAGCTTCATTTCTCCCCTAGCATGAAAAGCATCACGATCTCGAGCAGCAATGGGTTTCTTGACTTAATGAAGATCAAGGTCGCAGCTCCCCACGTCTCTTATCGTACCCTTTTCCATACGATCCTCATCCTTGCCTTTCTGCTGCCTTTCGTCTTCATTCTCACCGCCGTCGTCACCCTCGAAGGTGTCAACAAGTGCTCATCCCTCG ATTGTTTGGGAAGACGATTGGGACCAAGGCTTCTTGGTAGGGCTGATGATTCAACG AAGTTAGTAAAAAGTTTATATAAGATCCTCAACCAGGTCAACACTGAGCAGATCCCAGCTGACATGAAGTTGCCGGAATCGTTCAGTCAACTTGTTTCTGAAACGAAGAAAAACAATTATGATGCTAAGACTTTCGCTATGAAGCTAAAGGCAATG ATGGAGAAATTCGACAGGGAGATTAGGGAATCCAAGTTTGCAGAGCTCATGAACAAACATTTTGCAGCAACCTCCATTCCAAAGGGCCTCCATTGTCTCTCCTTGCGTTTGACTGATGAGTACTCCTCCAATGCCCATGCACGGAAACAGTTGCCTTCTCCAGAATTACTCCCTTTGCTTTCTGACAATTCTTACTACCACTTTGTCCTAGCGACTGACAATATCCTTGCAGCTTCTGTTGTAGTCACTTCCACTGTCAAAACCTCTCTAAAACCTGAGAAGATTGTCTTCCATGTTATCACTGACAAGAAGACGTATGCGGGTATGCACTCATGGTTTGCACTTAACCCTCTTCCCCCAGCAATTGTTGAGGTGAGAGGTGTTCACCAATTTGACTGGTTAACAAGAGAAAATGTACCTGTGCTTGAAGCTATTGAGAaccaacatggtatcagaaacTACTACCATGGAAATCATGTTGCTGGGGCCAACCTTAGTGAGACTACTCCTCGATCATTTGCTTCCAAATTGCAGGCCAGAAGCCCAAAATACATTTTATTACTCAACCATATCCGCATATACCTCCCAGAG CTGTTTCCAAACCTTCGTAAGGTGGTCTTTCTAGATGATGATGTGGTAATTCAGCGTGATCTGTCAGCGTTGTGGGAGAGTGACCTCAAtggcaaggttaatggggcagTAGAAACCTGCAAAGGTGAAGATGAGTGGGTGATGTCTAAGCATTTCAAGAACTACTTCAATTTTTCTCATCCTTTAATTGCAGAGAGTTTAGATCCTGATGAATGTGCATGGGCATACGGTATGAACATTTTTGATTTACGTGCATGGAGGATGACAAATATCAGAGATAAATATCATTCTTGGTTGAAGGAG AATCTGAATTCAAACTTGACCCTGTGGAAGCTTGGCACACTACCTCCTGCTCTAATTGCATTCAAAGGCCATGTTCACCCAATTGACCCCTCCTGGCACATGCTTGGTTTGGGTTACCAGAATAAGACCAACATCGAGAGTGTGAAGATGGCAGCAGTGATTCACTACAACGGCCAGTCTAAGCCATGGCTAGAGATTGGCTTTGAGCATCTCCGGCCTTTTTGGAGCAAGTACGTTAATTACTCTAATGACTTTGTGAGGAACTGCCATATCTTGGAGCCATAG
- the LOC122090929 gene encoding membrane-anchored ubiquitin-fold protein 1-like isoform X1: MSGAQDRLEIKFRLTDGSDIGPKSFPAATSIATLKETIIAQWPKEKENGPRTVKDVKIISAGRILENNKTLGECRSPLCDIPGGVTTMHVVVQPPSSEKGTGLQGKHAKAKLTEHLYQSMNRLCSLILAA; the protein is encoded by the exons ATGTCTGGGGCACAGGATCGATTAGAGATCAAGTTCCGGTTGACGGATGGGTCAGATATCGGTCCCAAGAGTTTCCCTGCTGCCACCAGTATCGCCACCCTCAAGGAAACCATCATTGCTCAATGGCCAAAAG AGAAAGAAAATGGTCCAAGGACAGTGAAAGATGTCAAGATAATTAGTGCTGGAAGGATTTTGGAGAACAACAAAACATTAGGAGAATGCAGGAGCCCCTTATGTGATATTCCTGGGGGAGTTACAACCATGCATGTTGTTGTTCAACCACCTTCCTCAGAAAAAG GAACTGGGCTTCAAGGAAAACATGCGAAAGCAAAGCTGACTGAGCATTTATATCAATCAATGAATAGATTGTGTTCCCTTATCTTGGCTGCATAA
- the LOC122091792 gene encoding probable galacturonosyltransferase 13 isoform X2, with amino-acid sequence MQLHFSPSMKSITISSSNGFLDLMKIKVAAPHVSYRTLFHTILILAFLLPFVFILTAVVTLEDCLGRRLGPRLLGRADDSTKLVKSLYKILNQVNTEQIPADMKLPESFSQLVSETKKNNYDAKTFAMKLKAMMEKFDREIRESKFAELMNKHFAATSIPKGLHCLSLRLTDEYSSNAHARKQLPSPELLPLLSDNSYYHFVLATDNILAASVVVTSTVKTSLKPEKIVFHVITDKKTYAGMHSWFALNPLPPAIVEVRGVHQFDWLTRENVPVLEAIENQHGIRNYYHGNHVAGANLSETTPRSFASKLQARSPKYILLLNHIRIYLPELFPNLRKVVFLDDDVVIQRDLSALWESDLNGKVNGAVETCKGEDEWVMSKHFKNYFNFSHPLIAESLDPDECAWAYGMNIFDLRAWRMTNIRDKYHSWLKENLNSNLTLWKLGTLPPALIAFKGHVHPIDPSWHMLGLGYQNKTNIESVKMAAVIHYNGQSKPWLEIGFEHLRPFWSKYVNYSNDFVRNCHILEP; translated from the exons ATGCAGCTTCATTTCTCCCCTAGCATGAAAAGCATCACGATCTCGAGCAGCAATGGGTTTCTTGACTTAATGAAGATCAAGGTCGCAGCTCCCCACGTCTCTTATCGTACCCTTTTCCATACGATCCTCATCCTTGCCTTTCTGCTGCCTTTCGTCTTCATTCTCACCGCCGTCGTCACCCTCGAAG ATTGTTTGGGAAGACGATTGGGACCAAGGCTTCTTGGTAGGGCTGATGATTCAACG AAGTTAGTAAAAAGTTTATATAAGATCCTCAACCAGGTCAACACTGAGCAGATCCCAGCTGACATGAAGTTGCCGGAATCGTTCAGTCAACTTGTTTCTGAAACGAAGAAAAACAATTATGATGCTAAGACTTTCGCTATGAAGCTAAAGGCAATG ATGGAGAAATTCGACAGGGAGATTAGGGAATCCAAGTTTGCAGAGCTCATGAACAAACATTTTGCAGCAACCTCCATTCCAAAGGGCCTCCATTGTCTCTCCTTGCGTTTGACTGATGAGTACTCCTCCAATGCCCATGCACGGAAACAGTTGCCTTCTCCAGAATTACTCCCTTTGCTTTCTGACAATTCTTACTACCACTTTGTCCTAGCGACTGACAATATCCTTGCAGCTTCTGTTGTAGTCACTTCCACTGTCAAAACCTCTCTAAAACCTGAGAAGATTGTCTTCCATGTTATCACTGACAAGAAGACGTATGCGGGTATGCACTCATGGTTTGCACTTAACCCTCTTCCCCCAGCAATTGTTGAGGTGAGAGGTGTTCACCAATTTGACTGGTTAACAAGAGAAAATGTACCTGTGCTTGAAGCTATTGAGAaccaacatggtatcagaaacTACTACCATGGAAATCATGTTGCTGGGGCCAACCTTAGTGAGACTACTCCTCGATCATTTGCTTCCAAATTGCAGGCCAGAAGCCCAAAATACATTTTATTACTCAACCATATCCGCATATACCTCCCAGAG CTGTTTCCAAACCTTCGTAAGGTGGTCTTTCTAGATGATGATGTGGTAATTCAGCGTGATCTGTCAGCGTTGTGGGAGAGTGACCTCAAtggcaaggttaatggggcagTAGAAACCTGCAAAGGTGAAGATGAGTGGGTGATGTCTAAGCATTTCAAGAACTACTTCAATTTTTCTCATCCTTTAATTGCAGAGAGTTTAGATCCTGATGAATGTGCATGGGCATACGGTATGAACATTTTTGATTTACGTGCATGGAGGATGACAAATATCAGAGATAAATATCATTCTTGGTTGAAGGAG AATCTGAATTCAAACTTGACCCTGTGGAAGCTTGGCACACTACCTCCTGCTCTAATTGCATTCAAAGGCCATGTTCACCCAATTGACCCCTCCTGGCACATGCTTGGTTTGGGTTACCAGAATAAGACCAACATCGAGAGTGTGAAGATGGCAGCAGTGATTCACTACAACGGCCAGTCTAAGCCATGGCTAGAGATTGGCTTTGAGCATCTCCGGCCTTTTTGGAGCAAGTACGTTAATTACTCTAATGACTTTGTGAGGAACTGCCATATCTTGGAGCCATAG